The genome window CGCCGTGGAATAATTTTGACCCCTCATATTTTGCATAATCGACAGCATTGCGCCAGGGGTGTTAATGTTTTGGGTCTAACCTCAGCATATTTTTTCTGACCATGGAAAGCGACGAACTCGGTAATGAGCTCGTCCGATTAGATGGAGGCTTCTTGGTCGACGAGGAGACTTATGTTGTTAATTCCGACGATGTACTCGGTAAGCGCATCCATCGTACTGCCTGTAAGATTCTTACGAATGCAAATAATGGTTTTACTCTTAGACAGCATCATTTCTTATATTAAGTTTAGTCTATTTCACTTAGCATAAATACCATTCATAATAAGTGTCCGCTGCTATCCAACACATGAAATTATTGTAATACTTAAGGTAATTGTTTTGTGGTCTGTAAATTCTGTAATTATGCTAGTGTTCCTGTTTCAGATCAAGAAGAGAATAATTCAGACTCTTGCATGGGCAAGCATGCACCACTTAGGGAGCAGGACAGGTTTTTACCCATAGCCAACATTGCAAAGATTATGAAAAGAGCCATACCTGAAAACGGAAAGGTATTGTTTATTTACCTTTAATCAAAGTTAATTCTTAAGAAGATAGAAAAATGGGTGTATATTTTGAGCTCCACCATGTCTACATAATATTAGAAATTATGTCAATAAGAAAGTAGTTCAGTCTGTGAACAACTGAACAGATATCACACTTAGATCACTTAGcatattttgataaaatttgaGGAATTGTTTGAATCCACGGGACAACATGCAATAACTTTTATATGATTAGCAATATTTGAAAAGGCAAGCATGGCAGACAAACAATGGAATAGTGTCTAAATTGAAATAGATCTACATGAAAAGTATTTTTGATCTGATTGATTTATATAAACACAACAGgacaaaaattaattaaattttatttcagaTTGCTAAAGATGCCCGGGAATGTGTCCAAGAATGCATCTCAGAGTTTATTTCGTTTGTCACGAGTGAAGCAAGTGACCGTTGCCAGGTGGAGAAGAGAAAGACCATCAACGGAGAGGATGTCCTGTTTGCTATGAACACGCTGGGTTTTGACAACTATGTTGAGCCGCTGAAGTTATATTTGAAGAAATATAGAGAAATTGTTCTTTCTCCAGTAAGGCAATGACTTTAATTTCAGTAGCCTTGCCATAAAaataatcaattaaaaaaaataagatctTGATTCAACTGATAGCCATTTTGAATGAGTTATTATTTCTTGATATCTGGGAAGATAAACTACTAACTGTTGtaatatgagtataaaaatCTACCTTGTGAATATTTaatcataataatttattttttacaggtAACAATACAGAAAATTAACAAAACCATAGTACTGTATGAAGGTGGGTAAGAAAATTCTTATAAACTCAAACACACTCAAGAACTTCTCAGTTAGCATATTATatcaatatacatataatattatattcatttttttttctagatgGAATACCGGACCAAGCAGAGAATGACAATGAGTCACAGACTGAGACAACAGTGATATACACATCATATCCCAAAGGAATGGACGAGTTCACACTCGGATGAGACATGAAaactcaacctatcaagttagcTAAAGACCATGTGGACATTGTTAGAAAATATTGAGTATACTGTTCAGATTATCAACATCTTTGTATGCCAATATtccataaatatattttaatttattgtctGAGGCATGTTAATATGTTTCAAACATTGACATTGGAAGGTGTTGTAAATTCAACAATACACTACAAAAGTGGTACCTAGTTTAACAATGTTTTAGATAATATGAAAGTAGCATAGATATCCATAAAAATAACACAAGTAGTGATATCAATACAGTCAGCGCCGGCCTGAGCACTCAATCAGGGTAGAGTGAAATGGAGTTATGGCGCTTTTGGTTACCTTTTTTTACCAAACTCTCAAACTGCTGCTTTTTTATCGTTTGCCATTTTGGCGCCCCTTcactcgctctaccctagaTCCGGCCCTGAATAATTGAATACAGTTACCCTAAAAACATTGCCAACTAGAATCTTTTTAcacagtttttttatatatttttcatctTTACAGGTAAGTGGAACTGCGATGATGTTTGATAATGATAACCATGTAAAGATGATTATAGGGCATAGTAATCCGAATAATAGTTTATAGgtgagtttttattttattatgctgATTATTCTGTACTTAGcataaatattcaaaaacattattttttatcacgaaTGAGATTTATCAAACAATTTAAATCACATCCAAATTCCGGAATTTACGACATGGTACAGTAAATCGTATGTTTAATATTTCTACTGctgtaattaggtacctattaatattCAATATCTAACACTCTTAGTTTTACCTGCGGATATGCTTTCTTACTTAATCCTTTAACCGCCGTAGTCCGATATAAAGACAAAAAATGTCCAGTCCATTTCGCCAAAGGCTGATGAATAAGACAATTCTTCGTATACTTAGTACTGCCCTCGACGATACGAACAAGGATCGGGGCAAAAATCGATGCGGTTAAACTCCGACCGCTTCAAAATAATTGTTTCAATCATTTTATCACTTCCATTATGATTcagaaatatattttatgtaatagtaggtacctaaaacttTCATTTTCTTTAATTTGATTATACCTAATAAAGGAAATACTACTTTTTTTATCACGCACATACTATAATTTCACAAACTGAGTCAGTTGAGTTGCTTGAGTTTGTGACACTTTAATGACTTCCATCAAATGTTTTCTATAGTAAGGTGTActgggtaattccgaacgtcgaaaACCGTCGGAAAATTCCGAAATTCAATTGATAATCATCCGTGATTCAATAGTAATAAGGGTCCGTTTTCGGAATTTGCCGACGGTtttcgacgttcggaattacccgagtacaccttaccATAATTAATATCACTCAAACATTTTGTAGTAACTGTTAGTGACTTTAAGCTACAATAGAGCCTTACTAATCTGCAGGCGTAGCACATTAGTGGGATAAAcattatcgcatcggtgcgtccctatcgcacttacaaatagtgcgaaaagaacggcctgacgttatatcgtttattacGTGTcaatgcttgcctgcctggagtACCTGACCTGCAGGATACGCATTCTAACGAAAACAGGTCTTGAGAAAAGGACTAACTTCACTTAGTTATGAGCGTATAGCGTATGCAAAAGCAAGCAAACAGAAAGtttttgtaagtttattttatcTGCTAATCAAGAAccgaatttatttattttcaaaacatgTTAATATCACGTAAAAATAACTTGACGATTTGTTTTATGTACTGTAAACAATACACTTACTCTGCCATATATCTGCCTCTCCAGTCCAGATTAGCAAGGTTTTACAGTAATAACTAGATAAATGAGCTGCCTTAACAATAAGCGTTAGTCGTAATTTATGTGAATCTGGCTATTTTTATTTACGAACGTAATTCCCgataagatttttatttaatatagaaATAGACATTGTATTGTGGCTTCAAGAGTTTCCTTTATTCCCCATAACTTCATAAATAATATTAGGTAAGTCctaacatgtaaaaaaaaacaataataataaaataggtaaatcTGGAATTTAATCAACAAAGACCATAATTTGTACAATTTAATTAATCACTTAACAATTTAATTGGACGGATAAAATtatcatatttattaatacTAACATATACATGAAAATTATTCTCTAAACTTATCCTTAATGTATGGACAAATTTTAGCTCTTTATGATGAAGCCTATCGATCGGTATGCAAAattacaggatgttttttttttctcgtgtagcggcaatggagttttacttagttttaaaaataaatacatatttaagaaACTTATTCATCAGCATAATGCCAACACTGAACGCAAAACTGATTCCCAAATTGAATTCCATGTTCATGTCTCCCGTCTGATAGATGTCGCCAGTAAAACTCCTCGATGTGAACCTTTCTGCGAGGAACGCTTTGCCGCTCGCGTATCTACAGTTCGCATTCGAATTCGTGTTCAAACTGGAAGAGGTCTGGATGAGGTTGGTGATGGCCGTGCAGTTTTCCGTGTCGCTGTAGGGGAGGATGTTGAAGTGCGGCTGTTTGAACACGTTTCGGTGCAAGAAGATTGACGCGTAGCGAGTGTGGGTGATGTAGGTTAGATAGAAGAGCCAGTCTTCGAAGCCTTTGTAGGATCTGGGGAAAGAAAAGTTATAATTTTTAGAAAAGGCTAAAGGCGTTGGTGACCagtaaggctggttttagtgtcacgcggaccgtccgAAGTTAATGCATATTAGTTCGGTGCGGAttgctccgcgcggtcggttcGCGTGAAACTAAAACCAGCATAAGAACCGTATTCTGGCGATGACAGCAGTTGCACTATTGACTTGTTCTATCTGATTCGGCGTTCCCGTTTTCGAGTGAAGTTGTTTTGAGTCTGCTGAACTGGGACAGGTATACTCTATTAACCTCTCAAACGCCTTGATCCAGGTCTGTCCcagacaatttaaactgtaattaacaggttgaaggttattaattcagtaacaaatttttgacaacggcgttccaggggtttcTCCATAGGGTTTGCCGCAGACGCTCTTCCGCTAACGACGCAGGCGGCAGGGTCATCAGATCAACTATTTAGGCGAAGAGCGTAAAAGCGCTCGCCAAAATCGAGCCGTAAAAgcgaaatattaataaatattgttatcCCCGACGTTGATTGATGCCAGCGAGGGGTCATCATGCGGTGCGTCTGGTGATCCCCCTCTATTATGCACCTCTAATCGAAGTTGTGATCCACGGTAATGCCGGAGGCGCCGTGGTGAATGAATGATGaacatcgatcccagcgcgccctcacgaacggcaaagaggatggaacgccggagtgggtttagtgggtagggtcAAGTTTCCCCCTCTCGATAGGGGAGGGACTcgaaagaaacggcgagtcccacacatcgtgcgtaacagcattcccactccgtcaaaaaaaaaagggggCCCAGCTAGGGTTTCTCCACAATCCAcatctatcgacgcggaattggAGATATCCGGGCGTAAGAAGCTATGTCTGCTCAATAAAAGCGAATACTTACCCGTCGATGCGTTAGAAGTCGGATGTGATCCGAGCTCATTTTCAATGGGGTTTTATCGATTTGGCGACGATGTGGGGAGACTAAGGTAAATTGATTATAATATTTTACCTGAGCACTCCGCTAGCCAGCATAACGTAGACGCAGGTGATGTAAACGTTGACGATGCCGGCGATTAGTCCGTTGCGAACGAACATCATGACAGCCATGGCTTGTTGTTCTGCGTAGATGTAGCATGACCAAAGTACGAGGGAGAAGTACAGGTAGTCCAGGCCTTCTGTTAGGTCTGCTAGAATACTGGAGACAAAAATATAAGAACCGATCAATTTACATCACGTTACTGGGTGACTTGGGGTGGGAAAAACGGAAATGCGCCATGCTTGGGCTGGGCGCTGGTGTTTTGTGAGAACTAAAATTGATATCTGACAAAGCATATGAAAACAGTAAAAGTTCCTACTTAGAAAATGAGCTGGCAATATGTGGCGTTACATGTTTAAAGGATCCAAATGCACATAGGGCCGCCGCATAGTTTGCTATGCTTTACACAATGATTTTCACCGTACAGTGACTTTGAAGTGTACAATGTACTCTTACATGTGTGTTTACTCACGGATAAATGATGGCGGCAGACGCAAAAGTGCTGATGAAAGAAAAAGGCAGGGAGACCAAATTGCAGGACAGCAGTAAGCTGGCCCCGCTATACAGCCCTTCCTGCGATTCTTGGTAGTACCGCGTCCTATAGGGACCGTCTGAAATTATatcgaaattaaataaatattcgaaTTACAATGGTTTCGAAGTTAAGTAACAGATATCTTTTAAGGCCAACTTTTctcgtttaatttttttaatttaaattatttatttttacctcATAAATACGAGTACCAATGACAAATGGAATGTGTCTGAGGTCTGAGTACATATATATTTAACGCATAGTGAAAGTGCTCCACTTGAAGGAGTAAATACTACTTACATAAACAAATTGTGTTCATTATGCTGATAAAGTATGTTCCAACCATCGCGTTGAATATAAGCCCACTTTTCGTGATGAAGGCTCTTTGATAATCCTAAAGAAAACAATGAAAATGATTATTCAGGTTTCATCCTTCATgatttggtccttcgaaccggattttTAGGT of Leguminivora glycinivorella isolate SPB_JAAS2020 chromosome 5, LegGlyc_1.1, whole genome shotgun sequence contains these proteins:
- the LOC125226265 gene encoding nuclear transcription factor Y subunit B-3-like; translation: MESDELGNELVRLDGGFLVDEETYVVNSDDVLDQEENNSDSCMGKHAPLREQDRFLPIANIAKIMKRAIPENGKIAKDARECVQECISEFISFVTSEASDRCQVEKRKTINGEDVLFAMNTLGFDNYVEPLKLYLKKYREIVLSPVTIQKINKTIVLYEDGIPDQAENDNESQTETTVIYTSYPKGMDEFTLG